A portion of the Syntrophobacterales bacterium genome contains these proteins:
- the mraZ gene encoding division/cell wall cluster transcriptional repressor MraZ → MFSGRYDYSIDDKSRVSIPSKFREILSSNYDMRLVLTNLETCIVAYPYREWESVQQRISNNPSPSQEHRNFLRFFFSGVFECPIDKLGRILIPQSLKSYAGIRKDVTIAGMTSKIEIWAHEKFEEQMEKVMSNPLQMGQIISDFGL, encoded by the coding sequence ATGTTTTCGGGAAGGTATGACTACTCCATAGACGACAAGAGCAGAGTGAGTATACCCTCTAAATTCCGAGAAATCCTTTCCTCGAATTACGACATGAGGCTCGTGCTCACCAACCTTGAGACATGTATCGTCGCCTACCCTTACAGGGAGTGGGAGTCTGTACAGCAGCGGATATCGAACAATCCATCTCCCAGCCAGGAGCATAGGAATTTCCTGAGATTCTTCTTTTCCGGAGTCTTTGAGTGCCCAATAGACAAGCTCGGGAGGATCCTCATACCACAATCGTTGAAAAGCTACGCGGGCATCAGGAAAGATGTCACAATCGCCGGAATGACTAGCAAAATAGAGATATGGGCCCACGAGAAATTTGAGGAGCAGATGGAAAAAGTAATGTCCAATCCACTGCAAATGGGCCAGATTATTTCTGATTTCGGTCTCTGA
- a CDS encoding ferredoxin family protein encodes MSARGTIKIDTERCKGCSFCIEFCPKNTITLSNKLNIKGYFTAQLQENDQCTGCATCALMCPEVAIEVYKT; translated from the coding sequence ATGAGCGCCAGGGGAACCATAAAAATTGATACCGAACGATGCAAGGGGTGTTCGTTCTGCATCGAATTCTGTCCGAAAAATACCATCACTCTTTCCAACAAGCTGAACATCAAGGGTTACTTTACTGCTCAGCTTCAAGAGAATGACCAGTGCACAGGCTGCGCCACATGCGCCCTTATGTGTCCTGAAGTGGCGATAGAGGTTTACAAGACATGA
- the vorB gene encoding 3-methyl-2-oxobutanoate dehydrogenase subunit VorB translates to MSGNAALGEAAVLAGCTCYFGYPITPQNELTEYMAKRMAEVPGGVFIQSESEIAAINMVLGASVAGARAMTSSSSPGISLKQEGISYLAADELPAVIADMVRGGPGMGNISPAQSDYLQATRGGGHGDYKTIVLAPASVQELADLVPVAFDLADEYRNPVIILGDGMLGQLMEPVSFDHIKPPAEFPKDYILNGAKGRPSRMIHSLLFDTKLEEEHNWKLYRKFQRIEQNEVRFETFMLEDAEMVVIAYGTSARIAKGAIKRLRQENLKVGLIRPITVWPFPTEIIQETANRVENFFVFEMSTGQLIEDVKLALGGKRHIHFYGRPGGVIPTPIELYRVTSRHYYQAVREKSQ, encoded by the coding sequence ATGAGCGGAAATGCAGCCTTGGGAGAGGCGGCAGTCCTTGCAGGGTGCACATGCTATTTCGGGTACCCCATCACGCCCCAGAACGAACTTACCGAATACATGGCAAAGAGAATGGCTGAAGTGCCGGGCGGTGTCTTCATTCAGTCCGAAAGCGAGATCGCGGCAATCAACATGGTCTTAGGCGCAAGCGTCGCAGGGGCAAGGGCCATGACTTCATCAAGCAGTCCGGGTATAAGTCTGAAGCAAGAGGGTATATCGTACCTTGCGGCTGACGAGCTGCCCGCAGTCATTGCCGACATGGTGCGTGGCGGACCCGGCATGGGAAACATCTCTCCGGCCCAGTCGGATTATCTCCAGGCCACAAGGGGTGGTGGACACGGCGATTACAAGACCATCGTCCTTGCGCCCGCGTCCGTCCAGGAGTTGGCCGATCTTGTGCCTGTTGCTTTCGATCTTGCTGACGAATACCGGAATCCTGTAATCATCTTAGGTGACGGCATGCTGGGTCAGCTTATGGAACCCGTTAGTTTTGACCATATAAAACCACCCGCTGAATTTCCAAAAGACTATATTTTGAACGGAGCAAAAGGGAGACCTTCCCGCATGATCCACTCCCTTCTTTTCGATACGAAACTTGAGGAAGAACACAACTGGAAGCTTTACAGGAAATTCCAGAGGATAGAACAGAACGAGGTCCGCTTTGAAACATTCATGCTTGAAGACGCAGAAATGGTTGTCATCGCATACGGTACCTCCGCAAGAATTGCGAAAGGAGCCATCAAAAGGCTCCGGCAGGAGAACCTGAAAGTAGGTCTTATACGGCCAATCACCGTCTGGCCGTTTCCGACAGAGATCATCCAGGAAACCGCGAACCGTGTGGAGAATTTCTTTGTCTTTGAGATGAGCACCGGTCAGTTGATAGAAGACGTGAAACTCGCCCTCGGCGGAAAGAGACACATCCACTTCTACGGGCGGCCGGGTGGAGTGATCCCCACCCCGATTGAGCTTTACCGGGTAACATCCCGCCATTACTATCAGGCAGTGCGGGAGAAGAGCCAATGA
- a CDS encoding 2-oxoglutarate oxidoreductase, which yields MKQIYGRPKILKEAHFHYCPGCGHSIVNRLIAEVVEEMKLRDKIICVAPAGCGMLLYNYFDIDTLESAHGRGAAVSTGIKRVLTDSLVFSYQGDGDLAAIGTAEGFHAANRGELITVIFVNNGVYGMTGGQMAPTTILRQVTTTCPAGRNPDSAGHPVKICEVFSMLDGTSYLERVAVNKPAAVIQAKKAIAKAFQHQINKTGFSLVEILSPCPTNWKMDPIRSCKWIDEVMVKEFPLGVIKEVTC from the coding sequence ATGAAACAGATATACGGGCGTCCCAAGATTTTAAAAGAGGCGCATTTCCATTATTGCCCTGGATGTGGGCACAGCATCGTAAATCGGCTCATCGCGGAAGTGGTGGAAGAGATGAAGCTCCGGGACAAGATCATCTGTGTGGCCCCCGCAGGTTGCGGGATGCTTCTCTATAACTATTTCGATATAGACACCCTTGAGTCAGCCCATGGCAGGGGTGCTGCCGTATCTACGGGTATCAAGCGCGTGCTCACCGACAGTCTCGTCTTTTCGTACCAGGGTGACGGTGACCTCGCCGCCATAGGCACCGCCGAAGGTTTCCATGCGGCTAACCGAGGAGAGTTGATCACCGTAATCTTCGTGAATAACGGGGTCTATGGGATGACGGGTGGGCAGATGGCGCCCACCACGATTCTGCGGCAGGTGACCACCACTTGTCCGGCGGGCAGGAATCCTGATTCCGCAGGACATCCCGTAAAGATATGCGAAGTTTTCTCCATGCTTGACGGCACGTCATACCTCGAAAGAGTTGCCGTTAATAAACCGGCTGCGGTCATACAGGCAAAAAAAGCGATCGCAAAGGCTTTTCAGCATCAGATAAACAAGACAGGCTTCTCTCTTGTGGAGATCCTCTCCCCGTGCCCCACAAACTGGAAAATGGATCCGATCCGATCGTGCAAGTGGATTGATGAGGTAATGGTAAAAGAGTTTCCTCTGGGGGTAATAAAAGAAGTCACATGCTGA
- a CDS encoding 2-oxoacid:acceptor oxidoreductase family protein codes for MLIKTIFSGFGGQGVLSMGYTVANTAMLEGKYVTYFPSYGVEVRGGTANCTVVVSDEEIASPVASEPDFIVAMNQPSFARFQSILQSGGLICVNSSIVDTSSARHDIEVFSVPTTELAEQIGSVKVANMILLGAFIRASSIISFDFMIENLVQILGEGKANLVKLNKQALELGFNFAKE; via the coding sequence ATGCTGATAAAAACTATATTTTCAGGTTTCGGCGGTCAGGGTGTCCTTTCCATGGGGTATACAGTGGCGAATACCGCCATGCTTGAAGGGAAATATGTAACTTACTTCCCCTCTTACGGCGTGGAAGTACGCGGCGGGACTGCAAACTGCACAGTGGTTGTCTCCGATGAGGAGATCGCTTCCCCCGTGGCCTCGGAACCTGACTTCATCGTTGCCATGAACCAGCCGTCTTTCGCCAGATTTCAGAGTATTCTCCAGTCGGGCGGTCTCATATGTGTCAATTCATCAATTGTAGATACCTCGTCCGCGCGGCACGACATTGAAGTCTTTTCTGTTCCCACAACGGAGCTTGCGGAGCAGATCGGGTCAGTAAAAGTGGCCAACATGATACTCCTCGGGGCATTCATCCGGGCGAGCAGTATCATCTCCTTCGATTTTATGATAGAGAACCTTGTCCAGATTTTAGGGGAAGGGAAAGCCAACCTCGTTAAGCTCAACAAACAGGCCCTTGAACTGGGCTTCAATTTTGCAAAGGAGTAG
- a CDS encoding ACT domain-containing protein produces MSITQISIVLDNIPGAMSHVSELLGREGVNIRAISVADTSDISAVRFVVDDHVKALHILKANGISTKETDVLAVETPDHPGGLNAVLKPLKEADINVHYLYPHLGRIGGHAIVILGIDKIERAQELLRTNWIRTLGTEVYNI; encoded by the coding sequence ATGTCTATTACACAGATCTCCATTGTTCTGGATAACATCCCAGGGGCAATGTCTCACGTGAGTGAATTGCTGGGCAGGGAAGGGGTAAACATAAGAGCTATCTCCGTAGCAGATACGTCAGATATAAGCGCTGTCCGCTTCGTGGTCGATGATCACGTGAAAGCCCTGCACATTCTTAAAGCCAACGGCATCTCCACCAAGGAGACGGATGTCCTGGCTGTTGAGACACCGGACCATCCCGGAGGACTGAACGCAGTGCTGAAACCTCTCAAAGAGGCGGATATCAATGTCCACTACCTCTATCCCCACCTGGGCAGAATAGGAGGGCACGCCATTGTAATCCTGGGCATCGATAAAATCGAGAGGGCGCAGGAATTACTCAGAACCAACTGGATTAGAACTCTCGGCACGGAAGTCTACAACATCTAA
- a CDS encoding inositol monophosphatase, protein MDDLLEFAVNCAYESGRIQRKYYGKRFEIHHKGEINLVTDVDFECQNRIIELIKASFPDDEVIAEEKTNYYGGTKNRWIVDPLDGTTNYAHGYPFFCTSIAYEEEGMITLGVVYNPIFKELFFTRKGGGAYLNGNKIRVSGTYDLKKSLVSTGFPYDLATNPNNNVDHFTRFLFEAQAIRRDGSAALNLSYLACGRFDGFWELNLNPWDVAAGALMVLEADGMITTFSGGEYNIYSGEILASNGLIHQKMSHVLGRNL, encoded by the coding sequence ATGGACGATCTACTGGAGTTTGCCGTCAACTGCGCTTATGAATCAGGGCGCATCCAACGCAAGTACTACGGGAAGAGGTTCGAGATACACCATAAAGGGGAGATTAATCTCGTCACCGATGTGGACTTTGAGTGCCAGAACCGGATCATTGAGCTAATCAAAGCCAGTTTCCCTGACGACGAAGTCATTGCCGAGGAAAAGACAAACTATTACGGTGGGACGAAGAACCGCTGGATTGTCGACCCTCTCGACGGTACCACCAACTACGCTCACGGCTATCCCTTCTTCTGTACCTCCATCGCTTACGAAGAGGAGGGCATGATCACCTTAGGCGTGGTTTATAACCCCATCTTCAAGGAGCTTTTTTTCACGAGAAAAGGCGGGGGTGCATACCTGAACGGAAACAAGATAAGGGTTTCCGGGACCTATGACCTGAAGAAATCATTGGTCAGTACGGGATTCCCTTACGACCTTGCCACCAATCCGAACAACAATGTTGACCACTTCACACGGTTCCTCTTTGAGGCTCAGGCGATTCGAAGGGACGGCTCAGCGGCCCTCAACCTGAGCTACCTCGCGTGCGGAAGATTCGACGGCTTCTGGGAACTGAACCTCAATCCATGGGACGTGGCCGCAGGCGCCCTCATGGTCCTTGAAGCCGACGGAATGATCACCACCTTCAGCGGAGGGGAATATAACATCTATTCTGGTGAGATTCTTGCCTCCAATGGGCTTATCCACCAGAAAATGAGCCATGTTCTGGGAAGAAATTTATAG
- a CDS encoding MBL fold metallo-hydrolase yields the protein MEGFIKFFGTGGARFVAANQIRATGGLWLNYKDTNLYIDPGPGAVVRIRGSKDHFDPSRLDGIILTHKHLDHANDVNIMIEAMTNGGFTKKGVLFCPNDAVSGDPVVLKYATQYIDRIEVMKEKKSYTVKDVTFETPVRHIHGVETYGLIFNLGVTIGLISDTKFFDELPDIYHTDYLIVNVLRVEPIDKNLPLDHLSFYDFASIISKAKPKMAIMTHFGFSMIKEKPWLLAEQLKKETGVEVVAAYDGMKSSF from the coding sequence ATGGAAGGGTTTATAAAGTTCTTCGGGACGGGTGGGGCTCGGTTTGTTGCCGCGAATCAGATAAGGGCAACAGGCGGTCTGTGGCTTAACTACAAAGATACTAACCTGTACATTGATCCCGGACCCGGAGCGGTGGTGAGAATTCGCGGATCAAAGGATCATTTCGATCCGAGCCGCCTGGACGGCATAATATTGACCCACAAGCACCTTGATCACGCAAATGATGTGAACATTATGATTGAGGCCATGACCAACGGAGGCTTCACGAAGAAGGGCGTTCTTTTTTGTCCGAATGATGCCGTATCCGGTGACCCTGTTGTGCTGAAGTATGCTACGCAGTATATCGACAGAATTGAGGTCATGAAGGAAAAGAAGAGCTACACCGTAAAGGACGTGACCTTCGAAACCCCGGTAAGACATATCCACGGGGTAGAAACATATGGGCTAATATTCAATCTCGGCGTGACCATAGGACTCATTTCGGACACAAAGTTTTTTGATGAGCTACCCGATATTTACCATACCGATTACCTGATAGTGAATGTACTTCGGGTCGAACCCATAGATAAGAATCTCCCTCTTGATCACCTCTCCTTCTATGACTTCGCCTCCATCATATCGAAAGCCAAACCTAAAATGGCCATTATGACCCACTTCGGCTTCAGCATGATAAAAGAAAAGCCGTGGCTCCTTGCTGAGCAGTTAAAAAAGGAGACGGGAGTGGAGGTAGTGGCGGCATATGACGGTATGAAATCTTCCTTCTGA
- a CDS encoding methylated-DNA--[protein]-cysteine S-methyltransferase, with amino-acid sequence MGPNVNSDAPEFSIRESSLGNMAFVARAGRLIEFDISRKTEYEIRKQLVARYPDATMSDKNFRMIYLLLDRYLRGQKVEFHIDVDLSGQREFTRNILTELRKVPYGQVISYGGLARNAGYRNSARAAGQACGKNPIPIIIPCHRVINKDGSIGGFGMGSNFKKRLLAIEGIVFNKAAVRSFTGSR; translated from the coding sequence ATGGGACCAAATGTCAATTCAGATGCGCCGGAGTTCTCAATCCGTGAATCCTCTCTGGGAAACATGGCGTTTGTGGCTCGGGCGGGGCGGCTTATAGAGTTCGACATCTCACGCAAGACGGAATATGAGATCAGAAAGCAGCTTGTGGCGCGGTACCCGGATGCAACAATGTCCGACAAGAATTTCAGAATGATATACCTCCTTCTCGACCGCTATTTGAGGGGCCAAAAAGTCGAGTTTCACATTGATGTGGACCTCTCCGGACAAAGAGAATTCACGAGAAACATACTTACAGAACTACGGAAAGTCCCTTATGGCCAAGTTATCAGTTACGGCGGGCTTGCCAGAAACGCCGGGTACAGAAACTCGGCCCGCGCGGCAGGACAGGCTTGCGGGAAAAACCCAATTCCCATAATCATTCCCTGTCACAGGGTAATCAACAAAGACGGCTCCATCGGAGGCTTTGGGATGGGATCGAATTTCAAGAAAAGGCTCCTGGCAATTGAGGGAATTGTCTTTAATAAGGCAGCCGTCAGGTCTTTCACTGGCAGTAGATGA